From the genome of Oncorhynchus tshawytscha isolate Ot180627B linkage group LG31, Otsh_v2.0, whole genome shotgun sequence, one region includes:
- the LOC112229437 gene encoding protein QNR-71-like has product MRGKKGRIRVCVKEQFCFWWGLREVQLFIKVEMGALHYVCVLACTVFVSQANGLKTYRDMFPHKHSLSMKFPPIPGWSPDSNPWDDYIYPPFGPKELTRRKGKPVKVRLTSDSPAIKGSVVSFTAKLEYPPCQKEDTNGELVWDEHCPDANSQLKSGYVFNWTSWLDDYGFGKCTDLKRCNVFPDGKPFPQSNDWRHKGYVYVWHSMGQYSETCDGSSSTLTVNTSDIILGAELMEVMVYRKRERRKYSPLATDKAVFFVTDKIPVAVNISQKASANLSDSVFVRGEEVVFSVSVHDPSDYLKTADAVDYIWDFKDGNQLVTHSNVATHSYSAVGDVNVKLRVEAAFKIPCPPPTQTTAAHTPPPGTHAITRKMETTHGFVPVTTARPASNTPVPMTTGFPTTEPLPPTVADVTLALFNPIQLFAQFLLAGPTPMSLPTGPTPMSLPAGPTPMAQLRYAHLAGNDCFRYFYGTFQTNITIIEPKHFINSQPANRILDVFAAKVTNTDISFLVKCLGSTPTSACTIVSDPSCQQVRNIVCDDVPPSSECEVRLRRTFLEPGTYCVNITLEDASSLALTITTTITISNTDPDTPESKAPHAAEVVLSSSAILVAIFAFTAFMVYKRYKVYKRVRRSLVEDASGHVGVGGRMGRLREVIFPTNEESRRLLSDRHPM; this is encoded by the exons ATGCGGGGGAAGAAAGGGAGAATACGTGTGTGCGTGAAGGAGCAGTTCTGTTTTTGGTGGGGTCTGCGTGAGGTGCAGCTTTTTATTAAAGTCGAAATGGGAGCTTTACATTATGTGTGTGTTCTGGCTTGCACTGTTTTCGTTTCTCAAGCAAATGGACTCAAAA CTTACCGGGACATGTTCCCTCACAAGCATTCATTGTCGATGAAGTTCCCGCCGATCCCTGGTTGGAGCCCAGACAGCAACCCGTGGGATGACTATATCTACCCGCCCTTTGGTCCCAAGGAACTAACGCGGAGAAAAG GTAAGCCCGTCAAAGTGCGCCTGACCAGCGACAGTCCAGCAATCAAAGGTTCTGTGGTGTCATTCACTGCCAAGCTGGAGTACCCGCCATGTCAGAAGGAGGACACCAACGGGGAGCTGGTGTGGGATGAGCACTGTCCAGATG CTAACAGTCAGCTTAAGTCTGGCTATGTATTTAACTGGACCTCCTGGCTAGATGACTACGGCTTTGGAAAGTGTACTGACCTGAAGAGATGTAACGTCTTCCCAGATGGGAAACCCTTCCCTCAGAGCAACGACTGGAGACACAAGGGCTACGTCTACGTATGGCACTCCATGG gtcaGTACTCTGAGACGTGTGATGgctcctcttccaccctaacagTGAACACCAGTGACATAATTTTGGGGGCGGAGCTGATGGAGGTCATGGTGTACAGGAAACGCGAGCGCAGGAAGTACAGCCCCCTGGCCACCGACAAGGCAGTCTTCTTTGTCACAG ACAAGATCCCAGTGGCTGTGAATATTTCCCAGAAGGCATCAGCCAACCTGTCGGACAGCGTATTTGTGCGTGGCGAGGAAGTTGTGTTCAGTGTGTCCGTTCACGACCCTAGTGACTACCTGAAGACCGCAGACGCCGTCGACTACATCTGGGACTTCAAGGACGGCAACCAGCTGGTCACCCATAGCAACGTAGCCACTCACTCCTACAGTGCGGTAGGAGATGTCAACGTGAAGCTGAGGGTGGAGGCGGCGTTCAAGATCCCATGTCCTCCGCCCACGCAAACTACAG cGGCCCACACACCTCCCCCTGGCACTCATGCCATCACTCGCAAAATGGAGACAACCCATGGTTTTG TGCCAGTCACCACTGCCAGACCCGCCTCCAACACACCTGTTCCTATGACTACAGGCTTCCCGACAACAGAGCCCCTCCCCCCGACGGTTGCTGACGTAACCTTGGCGCTGTTCAACCCGATACAACTTTTTGCACAGTTCTTGCTAGCTGGCCCCACCCCCATGTCCCTGCCCACTGGCCCTACTCCAATGTCCCTGCCGGCTGGCCCCACCCCCATGGCCCAGCTCCGCTACGCACATCTGGCAGGCAATGATTGCTTCCGGTACTTCTACGGAACCTTCCAGACCAACATCACCATTATTG AACCCAAGCACTTCAtcaacagccagccagccaatcggATCCTGGACGTGTTTGCTGCCAAGGTCACCAACACTGACATAAGCTTCCTGGTCAAGTGCCTGGGCAG cACTCCCACCTCAGCCTGCACCATCGTCTCGGACCCCTCTTGCCAGCAGGTGAGGAACATCGTGTGTGATGACGTGCCCCCATCGTCGGAGTGCGAGGTGCGCCTGCGGAGGACCTTCCTGGAGCCAGGGACCTACTGTGTCAACATCACCCTGGAGGACGCCAGCAGTCTGGCCctaaccatcaccaccaccatcaccataaGCAACACTGACCCTGACACACCCG AGTCTAAAGCTCCTCATGCTGCAGAGGTTGTCCTCTCCTCCAGTGCTATTCTGGTAGCCATCTTTGCCTTCACTGCCTTCATGGTCTACAA gcGCTATAAAGTCTACAAGCGGGTGAGGAGGTCCCTGGTGGAGGACGCCAGTGGCCATGTTGGTGTTGGGGGTCGTATGGGCCGGCTGAGGGAGGTAATATTCCCCACCAACGAGGAGAGTCGCCGCCTGCTGTCGGACAGACACCCCATGTAG